One genomic segment of Catalinimonas alkaloidigena includes these proteins:
- the rpoC gene encoding DNA-directed RNA polymerase subunit beta': MAFKKNRKISNDFSNVTISLASPESILESSHGEVTQPETINYRTYKPEMGGLFCERIFGPVKDWECHCGKYKRIRYKGIICDRCGVEVTEKKVRRERMGHIELVVPVAHIWYFRSLPNKIGYLLGLPTKKLDQIIYYERYAVIQPGIKAEDGISYLDFLTEDEYLDIIDKLPADNQKLDDTDPNKFIAKMGADALEMLLARLELDELSYSLRHQAQTDTSQQRKAEALKRLKVVESFRDAKTRIENRPEWMVIKMVPVIPPELRPLVPLDGGRFATSDLNDLYRRVIIRNNRLKRLIDIKAPEVILRNEKRMLQEAVDSLFDNSRKVNAVRSDGNRALKSLSDMLKGKQGRFRQNLLGKRVDYSGRSVIVVGPELKMHECGLPKDMAAELFKPFIIRKLIERGIVKTVKSAKKIVDRKDPVVWDILENVLKGHPVMLNRAPTLHRLGIQAFQPKLIEGKAIQLHPLVCTAFNADFDGDQMAVHVPLGHEAILEASMLMLSSHNIMNPANGAPITVPSQDMVLGLYYVTKGRKSTKELAVEGEGMTFYSPEEVIIAINEKRISKHAHIKVKTKVRDLETGEFSEQLVDTVAGRVIFNQLIPEEVGYVNELLTKKKLQQIIATVFKIAGVSRAAKFLDDIKELGFQSAYKGGLSFGLDDIVVPEQKDNLVEQAKNEVDAVKNNYFMGLITDNERYNQVIDIWTRVNSQITGALMKQMEEDRQGFNSIYMMMHSGARGSREQIRQLGGMRGLMAKPQKNLQGSVGEIIENPILSNFKEGLDVIEYFISTHGARKGLADTALKTADAGYLTRRLVDVAQDVVIRDFDCGTVRGLRVAALKDNEEIVEPLSERILGRVSVNDEFDPVSNEVLVKSGEEITEEIAQRIDNSGIDEMEIRSPLTCETRHGICSKCYGRNLASGQMVQIGEAVGVIAAQSIGEPGTQLTLRTFHVGGTASNIAVDAMIKSKFDGIVEYEEIKYLKTTDEEGEEKTVVMGRSGEVKIVDEKSGKVFSSNNVPYGSFLKVKDGEKVKKGQELCNWDPYNAVILSEYEGTVDFESIEQGITYKEEFDEHTGHREKVITETKDKTKNPAILINPTKKSELDEPKAYNIPVGAHLAVDKGDSVRAGQVLVKIPRMMSKSRDITGGLPRVTELFEARNPSNPAVVSAINGAVTYGGVKRGNREIFIESKDGVKKRYLVPLSKHILVQDNDYVKAGMALSDGAITPADILSIKGPTAVQEYLVDEIQEVYRLQGVKINDKHIEVIVSQMMQKVEIEDEGDTSFLRRQVVDKFSFREENDSILDKKVVLDVGDSTKLKPGMIVTQRQLRDENSSLKRQDKKTVQVRDAEPALAKPTLQGITQSSLGTESFLSAASFQETTKVLSEASIRGKRDELKGLKENIIVGHPIPAGTGTRAYNKIIVHSKEEYEQLKTSREGRKEENVSTMETNS, encoded by the coding sequence ATGGCATTCAAGAAAAATAGAAAAATCTCTAATGATTTCTCCAATGTGACTATCAGTTTGGCTTCTCCTGAGTCAATACTGGAAAGCTCTCATGGTGAGGTAACACAACCAGAAACCATTAATTACAGGACTTATAAGCCTGAAATGGGAGGTTTGTTTTGTGAGCGTATCTTCGGTCCTGTAAAAGACTGGGAATGCCACTGCGGGAAATATAAGAGAATTAGATATAAAGGTATTATATGTGATAGATGTGGTGTAGAGGTTACTGAGAAAAAAGTGCGCCGTGAAAGAATGGGGCATATTGAGCTAGTAGTACCTGTAGCACACATCTGGTATTTTAGATCACTTCCTAATAAAATAGGTTATCTGCTTGGCCTTCCTACCAAGAAGCTTGATCAGATCATCTATTACGAAAGATATGCGGTAATCCAGCCTGGTATCAAAGCAGAAGATGGGATCAGCTACTTGGATTTCTTGACTGAAGATGAATATCTGGATATCATCGATAAATTACCTGCTGACAACCAGAAGCTGGACGATACTGATCCTAATAAATTTATTGCTAAGATGGGTGCAGATGCATTAGAAATGCTATTGGCCCGTCTGGAACTGGATGAATTATCATATAGCTTAAGACATCAGGCACAAACGGATACTTCGCAGCAGCGTAAAGCAGAAGCATTGAAGCGCCTGAAAGTAGTGGAATCTTTCCGCGATGCTAAAACCAGAATTGAGAACCGCCCCGAGTGGATGGTAATCAAAATGGTGCCTGTGATTCCTCCCGAATTGCGTCCTTTGGTACCATTGGATGGTGGAAGATTCGCTACCTCTGATTTGAACGACCTCTATCGTAGGGTAATCATCAGAAACAACCGTCTGAAGCGTCTAATAGATATTAAAGCACCTGAAGTAATTCTTAGAAACGAGAAACGTATGCTTCAGGAAGCAGTAGATTCATTATTTGATAATTCACGCAAAGTGAATGCAGTGCGCTCTGATGGAAACCGTGCACTGAAATCTTTGAGCGATATGCTTAAAGGTAAGCAGGGGCGCTTCCGTCAAAACCTACTGGGTAAGCGTGTTGACTATTCCGGTCGTTCTGTTATTGTGGTGGGTCCTGAGCTAAAAATGCATGAGTGCGGTCTGCCTAAAGATATGGCAGCGGAGCTATTCAAACCGTTTATTATCCGCAAATTGATCGAGCGTGGCATAGTAAAAACTGTTAAGTCTGCCAAGAAAATTGTAGACCGCAAAGACCCGGTTGTTTGGGATATTCTGGAAAATGTACTGAAAGGACATCCGGTTATGCTTAACCGTGCTCCTACACTTCACCGTCTGGGTATACAGGCATTCCAGCCTAAGCTGATAGAAGGAAAAGCTATTCAGCTTCACCCCTTAGTATGTACAGCTTTTAACGCTGACTTTGACGGTGACCAAATGGCGGTACACGTGCCTCTGGGACATGAAGCGATATTAGAGGCTTCCATGCTGATGCTTTCTTCTCATAATATTATGAACCCTGCCAATGGTGCACCTATTACAGTACCTTCTCAGGACATGGTATTAGGTCTTTATTATGTAACGAAAGGAAGAAAGAGCACCAAAGAATTAGCAGTAGAAGGAGAAGGGATGACTTTCTACTCTCCTGAGGAAGTTATCATTGCGATCAACGAGAAGCGTATCTCCAAACATGCTCACATCAAAGTAAAGACAAAGGTCAGAGACCTTGAGACAGGTGAGTTCAGTGAACAGTTAGTTGATACAGTAGCAGGACGAGTGATTTTTAATCAGTTGATTCCTGAGGAGGTTGGATATGTGAATGAGTTGTTAACTAAGAAAAAACTTCAGCAGATTATTGCAACGGTATTCAAAATTGCTGGGGTTTCAAGAGCTGCTAAGTTCTTAGATGACATAAAAGAGCTTGGTTTTCAATCTGCTTACAAAGGTGGCTTATCATTCGGTTTGGATGATATTGTGGTTCCCGAACAAAAAGATAACCTCGTTGAACAGGCTAAGAATGAAGTAGATGCTGTGAAAAATAACTACTTCATGGGATTGATCACTGACAACGAGCGATATAATCAGGTCATTGACATCTGGACGAGAGTAAACTCTCAGATTACAGGTGCACTCATGAAACAGATGGAAGAAGACCGTCAGGGATTTAACTCCATCTATATGATGATGCACTCTGGAGCAAGAGGCTCTCGTGAGCAGATCAGGCAGTTGGGTGGAATGAGAGGATTGATGGCAAAGCCCCAGAAAAACCTACAAGGTTCAGTAGGAGAGATTATTGAAAACCCAATTCTTTCCAACTTTAAAGAAGGACTGGACGTAATAGAGTACTTTATCTCAACCCACGGTGCGCGTAAAGGTCTGGCGGATACAGCATTGAAAACTGCAGATGCCGGTTACTTGACTCGCCGACTAGTGGATGTAGCTCAGGATGTGGTAATTCGCGATTTTGACTGTGGAACGGTAAGAGGTTTGAGAGTTGCCGCACTGAAAGACAATGAAGAAATTGTTGAGCCGCTGTCTGAGAGGATTCTTGGTCGTGTATCAGTAAACGATGAGTTTGACCCTGTTTCCAATGAGGTACTGGTAAAATCCGGTGAGGAAATTACTGAAGAAATTGCCCAACGCATTGATAATAGCGGTATAGATGAAATGGAGATTCGTTCTCCGCTGACTTGTGAGACGCGTCATGGTATCTGTTCTAAGTGCTACGGTAGAAACCTGGCATCAGGACAAATGGTACAGATTGGAGAAGCTGTAGGAGTGATTGCTGCTCAGTCTATTGGTGAACCAGGTACGCAGCTTACGTTAAGAACATTCCACGTGGGTGGTACAGCTTCAAACATTGCAGTAGATGCGATGATTAAGTCTAAATTTGACGGTATTGTAGAATACGAGGAGATCAAGTATTTAAAAACCACGGATGAGGAAGGTGAAGAGAAGACTGTAGTGATGGGTAGATCTGGAGAAGTTAAGATTGTTGATGAAAAGAGTGGTAAAGTTTTCTCCAGTAACAACGTCCCTTATGGATCTTTCCTTAAGGTAAAAGACGGTGAGAAAGTGAAGAAAGGACAGGAGCTTTGCAACTGGGATCCATACAATGCTGTAATACTTTCAGAGTATGAGGGTACGGTAGATTTTGAGTCCATCGAGCAGGGGATTACTTACAAAGAGGAGTTTGACGAACATACCGGACACCGAGAAAAAGTAATCACTGAGACTAAGGATAAAACTAAAAACCCGGCTATCCTAATCAATCCTACCAAGAAGTCAGAACTGGATGAGCCTAAGGCTTATAACATACCAGTAGGGGCACACTTGGCAGTAGACAAAGGAGACTCTGTAAGAGCAGGTCAAGTATTGGTGAAGATCCCTCGTATGATGAGTAAATCAAGGGATATTACTGGTGGTTTGCCTAGAGTAACTGAACTTTTTGAAGCGCGTAATCCTTCTAATCCTGCTGTGGTTAGTGCTATCAATGGTGCAGTCACTTACGGCGGAGTAAAAAGAGGTAATCGTGAGATATTTATTGAGTCCAAAGATGGTGTCAAGAAAAGGTATTTAGTACCGCTTTCTAAGCACATATTGGTACAAGATAATGACTATGTGAAAGCTGGTATGGCACTTTCTGATGGTGCAATCACACCTGCTGACATATTATCTATCAAAGGTCCCACTGCAGTTCAGGAGTATCTGGTAGATGAAATTCAGGAAGTATATCGCTTACAGGGAGTAAAAATCAACGATAAGCACATTGAGGTAATTGTAAGCCAGATGATGCAGAAAGTTGAGATTGAAGATGAGGGGGATACTAGTTTCTTAAGAAGACAGGTGGTAGATAAATTTAGCTTCAGAGAAGAAAATGATTCTATCCTTGACAAGAAAGTCGTATTAGATGTAGGGGACTCTACAAAGCTGAAGCCAGGTATGATCGTTACTCAACGTCAGCTGAGAGATGAAAACTCATCCTTGAAGCGTCAGGATAAAAAGACGGTTCAGGTGAGAGATGCTGAGCCTGCTTTGGCAAAACCTACACTTCAGGGTATCACGCAGTCATCTTTAGGTACGGAGAGCTTCTTGTCAGCGGCTTCATTTCAGGAAACTACCAAAGTACTAAGTGAAGCTTCAATTCGTGGTAAGCGCGATGAACTAAAAGGGTTAAAGGAAAATATTATTGTTGGACATCCTATCCCTGCAGGTACTGGAACCCGTGCATACAACAAGATTATTGTTCACTCCAAAGAGGAATATGAGCAGTTGAAGACTTCTCGTGAAGGAAGGAAAGAGGAGAATGTAAGCACAATGGAAACAAATAGTTAA
- a CDS encoding DUF3467 domain-containing protein, with protein MAEDHKEEKSTNKRNQISIELSEEMAEGEYANLATIAHSNSEFVIDFIRLMPGTPKAKVKSRIIVTPEHAKRLLLALKDNIDKFEEAFGPIKQNNDTPKFPINFGGTIGEA; from the coding sequence ATGGCTGAAGATCACAAAGAAGAAAAAAGTACAAACAAACGTAACCAGATTAGTATTGAACTTTCAGAAGAAATGGCTGAAGGGGAGTATGCTAATCTGGCTACTATAGCTCACTCTAACAGTGAATTTGTAATAGACTTTATCAGGCTGATGCCTGGAACGCCCAAGGCAAAAGTAAAGTCGAGAATCATTGTTACACCAGAGCATGCTAAAAGGCTACTGTTGGCCCTCAAAGATAATATTGATAAATTTGAGGAAGCCTTTGGGCCTATTAAGCAAAACAATGATACACCGAAGTTCCCAATAAATTTTGGAGGTACAATCGGAGAAGCTTAA
- the rpsL gene encoding 30S ribosomal protein S12, whose translation MPTIQQLVRKGRKKLTSKSKSPALDACPQRRGVCTRVYTTTPKKPNSAMRKVARVRLTNGREVNAYIPGEGHNLQEHSIVLIRGGRVKDLPGVRYHIIRGALDTAGVNGRLQARSKYGAKRPKK comes from the coding sequence ATGCCGACTATACAGCAATTAGTAAGGAAAGGAAGGAAAAAATTAACTTCCAAATCAAAGTCTCCTGCGCTGGATGCCTGTCCTCAAAGACGTGGTGTGTGTACTCGTGTGTATACAACTACTCCTAAGAAACCTAACTCGGCCATGCGTAAAGTAGCCAGGGTAAGGCTTACCAATGGAAGAGAAGTTAATGCTTATATTCCGGGAGAGGGTCACAACCTTCAGGAGCACTCTATTGTTCTTATTCGTGGCGGAAGAGTAAAAGACTTACCTGGTGTGAGGTATCACATCATTAGAGGAGCATTGGATACCGCTGGAGTAAATGGTAGACTGCAGGCAAGATCTAAGTATGGAGCAAAAAGACCGAAAAAATAA
- the rpsG gene encoding 30S ribosomal protein S7 has product MRKTKPKKRYVLPDPKFKDTQVTRFVNYMMVDGKKSVAYTIFYDAIKIVEERTNENGLEVWKKALGNITPSVEVKSRRVGGATFQVPLEVRPSRKVSLGIKWMIRYARLRGEKTMAQRLAGEIVAASKGEGAAVKKKDDTHRMAEANKAFSHFKF; this is encoded by the coding sequence ATGAGGAAGACGAAACCTAAGAAACGGTATGTATTACCCGATCCTAAATTTAAAGATACACAGGTAACCCGCTTTGTAAACTACATGATGGTAGATGGAAAAAAAAGCGTGGCATATACTATTTTCTATGATGCAATAAAAATTGTAGAAGAGCGAACTAATGAGAACGGTTTAGAGGTTTGGAAGAAAGCATTAGGTAACATTACGCCATCTGTTGAGGTCAAAAGTAGAAGGGTAGGAGGAGCAACTTTTCAGGTTCCTTTAGAAGTTCGCCCTTCAAGAAAAGTTTCTTTGGGGATTAAATGGATGATTCGTTACGCAAGATTGCGTGGAGAAAAAACTATGGCTCAAAGATTAGCTGGCGAAATAGTGGCGGCTTCAAAAGGAGAAGGTGCAGCTGTGAAGAAAAAAGATGATACTCACAGAATGGCGGAAGCAAATAAAGCGTTCTCACACTTTAAGTTTTAA
- the fusA gene encoding elongation factor G gives MAKRDLRFLRNIGIMAHIDAGKTTTTERILFYTGLTHKIGEVHEGAATMDWMEQEQERGITITSAATTTFWKYPMEQGEPVDDTKDYRVNIIDTPGHVDFTVEVERSLRVLDGAIALFCAVSGVEPQSETVWRQADKYKVPRICFVNKMDRAGADFFNVIKEIQDKLKAKPVPLQIPIGAEDTFKGVVDLIVNKAIIWDEENFGMTYKYMDIPEELKETANEWRQNLIESVAEYDDTLLEKFFEDPDSISVEEMMEAIRKAVIDMSFSPVLCGSAFKNKGVQALLDAVCEYLPSPLDMPPVIGHDPDNEEKKMTRKPDPDEPFSALAFKIATDPYVGRLAFFRVYSGKLEAGSYIHNMRTDKKERISRLLQMHANKQNQIQAVEAGDIAAGVGFKDIKTGDTLTDEKHKIVLESMSFPEPVIGYAIEPRSQEDVDKLGMAVAKLVEEDPTLQVNTDHETGQTILRGMGELHLDIIIDRLKREFKVEINQGAPQVAYKEAITATVDHKEVYKKQSGGKGKFADIVFEIGPKEDEKPGLEFQNAIVGGKIPKEFIPSVQKGFEAAMSNGPLAGYPIEAMRVKLYDGSFHDVDSDAISFEMAARLGYKAAAKKAKPVLLEPIMAVEVVCPEEYTGPVTGDLNKRRGLMKGMDSKGGGQILKADVPLSELFGYITDLRTISSGRAVASLTFSHYDPVPTNIAETIIAKANGEAVKS, from the coding sequence ATGGCAAAGAGAGACTTACGATTTTTACGTAATATAGGCATCATGGCGCACATTGATGCCGGAAAAACTACGACTACTGAGCGCATCTTATTTTACACTGGTTTGACTCATAAAATTGGTGAAGTTCATGAAGGTGCAGCTACCATGGACTGGATGGAGCAGGAGCAGGAGCGAGGTATCACGATTACTTCGGCTGCTACCACAACTTTCTGGAAATATCCAATGGAGCAAGGTGAGCCAGTAGATGATACTAAAGATTATAGAGTAAATATTATTGACACTCCCGGTCACGTTGACTTTACTGTAGAAGTGGAGCGTTCATTGCGTGTATTAGATGGAGCAATTGCACTTTTCTGTGCAGTATCAGGTGTTGAACCTCAGTCCGAAACAGTGTGGCGCCAGGCCGATAAATATAAAGTCCCCAGAATCTGTTTTGTGAACAAAATGGATCGTGCAGGTGCGGATTTCTTTAATGTAATCAAAGAAATTCAGGATAAACTTAAAGCTAAGCCTGTGCCTTTGCAGATTCCTATCGGCGCTGAAGATACATTCAAAGGGGTGGTGGATTTGATTGTTAATAAGGCCATTATTTGGGATGAGGAGAACTTCGGAATGACATATAAATATATGGATATTCCTGAAGAATTGAAGGAGACTGCAAATGAATGGCGTCAGAATTTGATTGAGTCAGTAGCTGAATATGATGATACATTGCTTGAAAAATTCTTTGAGGATCCTGATTCAATTTCTGTAGAGGAAATGATGGAAGCAATCCGTAAGGCGGTGATAGACATGTCATTCTCACCGGTTCTCTGTGGCTCTGCTTTCAAAAATAAAGGAGTTCAGGCGCTGTTAGACGCGGTTTGTGAATATTTGCCTTCTCCATTGGACATGCCTCCAGTGATAGGACATGATCCAGATAATGAAGAGAAGAAAATGACACGTAAGCCTGATCCGGATGAGCCATTTTCTGCATTAGCATTTAAAATCGCTACCGACCCTTATGTTGGACGCTTGGCATTCTTCCGTGTTTATTCAGGTAAACTGGAAGCAGGATCTTATATCCATAACATGAGAACCGATAAGAAGGAGCGTATTTCTCGTCTCCTCCAAATGCATGCCAACAAGCAGAATCAAATTCAAGCGGTGGAAGCAGGTGATATTGCTGCTGGTGTAGGTTTTAAAGATATCAAGACAGGTGATACACTTACAGACGAAAAGCATAAAATTGTGCTTGAGTCTATGAGTTTTCCTGAGCCAGTAATTGGATATGCTATTGAGCCGAGATCTCAGGAAGATGTAGATAAATTGGGAATGGCTGTTGCAAAATTAGTTGAAGAAGATCCTACATTACAGGTTAATACTGATCATGAAACAGGTCAGACTATCCTAAGAGGAATGGGAGAGCTGCATCTTGATATTATTATTGACCGTTTGAAGCGAGAGTTTAAGGTTGAGATCAACCAAGGAGCTCCCCAGGTGGCATATAAAGAAGCTATCACTGCGACAGTGGATCATAAAGAAGTTTACAAGAAGCAGTCAGGTGGTAAAGGTAAATTCGCTGATATTGTATTTGAAATCGGACCGAAAGAAGATGAAAAACCTGGTCTTGAGTTTCAAAATGCAATTGTAGGTGGTAAAATTCCTAAAGAATTTATTCCTTCTGTACAGAAAGGTTTTGAGGCTGCGATGTCTAATGGACCTTTGGCTGGTTATCCAATTGAAGCAATGAGAGTGAAGCTTTATGATGGTTCATTCCACGATGTTGACTCAGATGCTATTTCGTTTGAAATGGCTGCAAGGTTGGGATACAAAGCCGCAGCTAAAAAGGCTAAGCCAGTATTGCTTGAACCTATTATGGCAGTAGAAGTTGTATGTCCTGAAGAGTACACCGGTCCTGTTACAGGTGACCTCAATAAAAGAAGAGGTTTGATGAAAGGTATGGATTCAAAAGGTGGTGGACAGATATTAAAAGCAGATGTACCTTTGTCAGAACTATTTGGATATATCACTGACTTAAGAACAATATCATCTGGAAGAGCAGTAGCCAGTCTTACTTTCTCTCACTATGATCCTGTTCCTACAAACATCGCAGAGACGATCATAGCGAAAGCAAACGGTGAAGCAGTAAAAAGTTAG
- the rpsJ gene encoding 30S ribosomal protein S10, translated as MNQKIRIKLKSYDHNLVDKSSEKIVRAVKTTGAVVSGPIPLPTRKEIFTVLRSPHVNKKAREQFQLCTYKRLVDIYSSSTKTVDALMKLELPSGVDVEIKV; from the coding sequence ATGAATCAGAAAATTCGCATTAAACTTAAGTCATACGATCATAACTTAGTGGATAAATCCTCTGAGAAGATAGTACGTGCAGTAAAGACAACAGGTGCTGTGGTAAGTGGTCCTATTCCGTTGCCTACCCGTAAAGAAATATTTACTGTGTTGCGTTCACCGCACGTCAACAAAAAAGCTCGTGAACAGTTTCAGCTTTGCACTTACAAAAGGTTGGTAGATATTTATTCTAGCAGCACTAAAACTGTAGATGCTTTAATGAAACTTGAACTTCCGAGTGGAGTTGATGTAGAGATCAAGGTATAA